atttcatttggattcttgttcaattctacctttctaatctatccaaacaaatgctcactctatggaacaattcctataacagttaatgtacatttatgtatatatactcgaggttatttgagccacgacttttgtgaaaataacctttatccctggaaaggttctcatgttatagtgaatgatcttaagaattcaacgagccaagaatcactcaattctgagttataacgatgaagttatgagtgatttattaaagtaacaattataagtgttgttgtaattgtacagttcggttcacggacttgagcccaattacgtgactagaagccatttttgtcatgtttgtgatgtttccttatctaggaaagatatctattactccaaacatatttgattaccatattaaagtgtttgtgattccttcctaagttaaaatgtgatttactcacataaatacaatatttgctaattaattatttatttaattattttggcaagagttggaacttaggaaagactcccaaaattaggagagtcttgaaaagggAAATTAGCTTTGCGTAGCTTCCAAGTtatttttcactataaataaagggttcatgagtgctacacgttttcataccctttggaaaatttgtgtaaacttcataaggttgttttccatgtcttctgttcttcgtgaacaagagtgagataaaagtctttgtattggggatcacaaagctgaattggatttaatctttgtgattgattataaaacttgtaatctaggtttttcacttcttgtttattctaaggttttctcttctgatagaaaatcattcaagagttgttgatcataaaccctaggttttgatagatttcagtttccgatcgtataccaatacttgttagtcgaaatcggaagctagaaagaaaacttcgattaaggtatctcgtaaaaatccttaagaagttttaaaaaagatatctctagatttattctagttgttcttgttgtagaattattagggttttattaacttggaaattgatctttagaATCACCCAAGTCCACTTACGAAAATCATGTTCACGGATTCcttgtgtacgcatactgattgtaagttaaaaccctaatatacaagtttgttttgatattacttatacctagtaattgtttttcttaaaacaaacacaagaattccaaaaccttgatttacatctaaagggaaatcgattCGGTATTTTGTGAAGACAAAAGATCGAAAAAATATCAAccatgttgttgtatcttctaaagagagccttgggttatgctagaagatttacgagaaggaTTCCTAACGATAATCGGTGTTCtactaggagttctataagtgcttgaatacagctgaaggaggtattacatctagtccgaataggtagtaggaaattggtgtaacaacttataatcattgtgtgtttattctggactaagtTTCgcggtttttccgcatttgctgtttcctcgttaacaaaatttctggcatctgtgttatttctttcccgtaTTATAttcatttatataattgaaatatcacaggttatacgtaagttcaatcaattgtgaatccgacctttgggttgttgattaaattgattgacacttggatattggtttttgataccgtccaagttatttcttatattcaatcgggctcgcaaattcctatttgtttgattgtggattgaactgagaaattgagatataactttttgatatactttttttaagattgagtctgactgtctagttgattctcttgaaagtatattggagttagtccatacagattgccaaacgaattattgggtgtggttgttagacccccactttttcataatAACCACCTCTTACTTTTCACTTTTGTTTATGCTACTGTAATCTTTAACATATCATTAATGGATGATCATCTTGAACAGATTTTCTATGTAACTATGGTATCTGACTGAGAGATCTTCTCACATCTCTCAAGTTTTTCGATTCTCATTGCTTCCGCTTCTTATTTTTTCAAGATTTGAAATATTTTTAGATATGTTCTTTTCATTTTATGAGATTTTACTTCATCTTCAACTTCAATGGAAAATCCTACCAGTGTTCCGATTACAACTATTTCTCTATCTCAACTCACAAGTTTTGTCATCTTAAACTCAAAGAAGAAAATTTCATAACCTGGAAGAATTTAATGTCACCTGTGATTCGCAAATTCAAGATTCAACGCTTTCTTGGTGGAACACATCCTTGTCTTCCTCAATTCACTAATGCCAGGAATCAAGCAAACAACATTGAAAATCAACTTTACACTGATTGGATGTATGAGGATGCCTCTAACATGATGTGGATTCACTCTACAATTTTAGATTTAGTAATTGCCTACTTCTCAAATTGCTTAACATCCTATCAACTCTGGACTAGCATCAATGCAATGTTTGCAAGATCCTCCACTACTTATTCAATTCAGTTACGTACTAAACTCCTAGCACTCAAGCAAGGTGATAAAACTGTCTCTGCTCTTATTAATGAAATTAAATCTTTATCCGATCAACTTGCTGCAACTGGAGAATTCGTCTCAGGATCAAGAATTGGTTGTAGTTACTCTTGTTGCGTTAAACTCGGATTATATTCCGTTTGCAACCTTTGTGCGTCATAAATATCCTCTTATCACTTGTATTGAACTTCATAATAATCTTTTTAGTGAGGAAGCTCTTGTTAGTGATAGAATGCTAATTTGCTTACTGAATCGTCCAACAAGGCCTTTGCTGCTAACATGAATTCATTCAGATTTTATGGTAGAGGTACTGGTGGAAGATATAACAGTTTTACTCTCAATTTCTCAAGAGGTTTTAGTAGATATGGTATAGGTTTTTCTTCAGGCAGGGGTTATTTCTTTCTTGGTCAAAGCTCTACTTCTACATCTTCACCTTTCCTACCTGCCAGTAGACCACCTGATTCTGTGTCATCCTTAAACACTGCCTCTACATCCACTCTCATTCTACGTCAAATTTGTCACAAGACTGGACATAGTGCTCTTCAATGTCACAATATACTCAATTTTTCCTATCACAGTACTCATACTCCTCAGCATCTCACTGTTATGTTAGCTTCAGCAAATATATTGGGAGACAACCCTTGGTATGTAGATACAGAAGCCAATGACCACATTTCATCTGATCCTTCTGAACTCCAAGCAGTCTCTATTTATGAAGGACTTGAAGAAATCCAAGAAGCCACTGGTGAAGGTATGAGAATTACTCATTCTGGTTTTACTTTGAAAACCTCGCCAAATCATAGGTGTCATATCAACAATGTGCTTCTGGTTCCAAAATCTTCTCATAACTTATTATATGTCCATAGATTTACTTATGAAAATCATTGTTCCATAACCTTTTATTCATGTGGTTTCTCTGTGAAGGACTTATCCAATAGGAAGATAATTTTGCAAGGCCCTCATCATTATGGTCTATATCCTCTTCATTTTTTGCATGATACATCCTCCAAAGCTCTTTCTAGTGTCACAACTACAATTTCTGATGAAGTATGGCACAAGAAACTTGCTCACCGATCCTTTCAAACAATGCAACATGTATGTAGTTCTCTATCTTCTTCTATGATGAGGACACCTATATTTTGTAGTGATTGTCATTTAGGAAGAAGTCataatttcctttttccatttCAACTCATTGTAGTTCACAACCATTAGAAATTTTACATCTTGATCTATGGGATCCAAGCCCTGTAACTTCTATCTCGGTATACAATGTTATGTGAATATAATTGATAATTTCTcaaaattttgttggatatttcctCTGTTTGATAAATCTGACTTCAGAAAGGTATTTTATCAATTTAAAACTCAAATTGAGAAGCGTCTACAATGGTACATTAAAAAAATCATGactgatggtggtggtgagtTTATAAACAATGAGTTCGGATATTTTCTCTCTACTCATGGTATTATGACATAACTTGTCCCCGTAACCTGAGAAAAATGGTGTTTCATAGTCCAAGCACATGCATTTGGTGGATGTTAGCAGAATTATCCTTCTTCAATCTGGTATTTTTTCTACCTTTTGGGTTGAGGCCTTCACTACAGCTAACTTCACATTCAATAGAATACCAGTCATATCTTTGAAATTTAAATCCCCATATGAGGTTCTATTTCACAGGAAGCCTGGTTATACCTTTCTCATATCATTTGGATGTTTGTGTTTCCCTTGGAGCAAAACCTACACTCCACATAAACTAGCACCTAGAAGTGTTTCCCGCATTTTTATTAGTTATGCTGATAATCATAAAGGTTATAGGTGCTTAGATATTTCCACTAGTAAAGTATATATTTCTAGACATGTGGTATTCCAAGAAGTTGTGTATTCTCTCAAACAAGTTCTTCCTCCTGCTTCTCACATTGTTACTGCCACTAAGAACCACTCTAAAGTTACTCCAACTGATGCTTCTATAGTGTCTCCtgctcagttcttctatttcattTGATGATGTGTCTATTCAAGATACTTCTTCTACACCACCAGTTACTTATCCTGTTCCACCAGACATTTCTTATGCACCTCAAGTAAATAACAATCATACTATGATTACAAGGGGTAAAGCTGGTATCTTTAAGAAGCAATACTCCACCAAATACACTTTATCAGCCTCATTATTGAAGTCTCAAAGTCCTTCTTTACCAACTTGTGTATCTCAATCTCTGAAGTGTCCTGAATTGAGACCACCTATACATGCAGAATTCAATGCTTTGCAAACTGCAGGTACTTGGTCTTTAGTACCTCCTCATCCTTTACAAAATATTGTAGGCTGCAAGTGGGTATTCAGGATTAAGCACAACTTTGATGGCTCTATAGATAAATTTAAAGACAGGCTTGCTGCAAAAGGGTTTCATCAACAAGAAGCTAGGCATTGATTTTTCTGAAACATTCGGCCTTGTTGACAAACCAACAACAATTAGAGTTGTTCTTTCTCTTGCAGTTAACTTCAACTGGTACATTGCTCAGCTGGATGTTAGCAATGCTTTCTTGCATGAAGATCTCTCAGAAGAAGTCTATATGACATAGCCTCCTGGTTTCATTGATCCTGAGCATCCTACTTATATGTGCAAACTTCACAAATCTCTATATGGGCTAAAGAAAGCACTTAGAGCTTGGTATGACAAGCTACAACAAGTTCTGTTATCCTATAATTTCAAGCCATCTGCTGCAGATTCATCCTTATTTGTTCAAAAATCAGGATCAAGAATTACCATTCTTCTtgtctatgttgatgacattCTGCTAACATGTAACTCTAAATCTTACTGTTAGGAACTTATATCTAATATGCATGAGCATTTCCCAATCAAAAATTTAGGTTCTCTGCACTATTTTTTGGGTCTGGAAGTTAAGAGGAATGATCCTGGTCTTTTCATGTCACAAATAAAGTATGTTATTTATCTTCTTGAAAAGTATGACATGGCTGGTGCTAAGCCATGCTCCTCACTTGTTGTTCCCAACTGCAAATTACTTGCTGCCTCAAGTACACTACTTGTAGATCCTACTTCTTACAGATCTCTTGTTGGTGTTATTCAGTATCTTACATGGACCAGACTAGAAATCAGCTTTGTTGTAAATCAAGTCTGCCAACACATGCAAAAACCTATAACTGAGCACCTTATCTAAGAGGATCATAAGATACATTAAAGGTACCATTGGTTATGGCATTTTATTCAGCAAGGGTTTGAGTGTTGTTCATGGCTTCAGTGATGCAGACTAGACTGGTGATCCTCATTCTATAAGAAGTACATGAGGTTATTGCATCTTTTTTGGCTCAAGCCCTATTTTTTGGTTTAGTAAAAGACAAAATTCAGTTGCCAGATCTTCTACTGAGGTAGAGTTTAGGAGTCTTTCCAATTATGCAGCTGAAGTTTTATGGGTTGGCAAACTTCTCAGAGATTTACACATTTTTCTCCCTACTTCTCCTTCACTGCTATGTGACAATATTAGTGCAATCTCTTACTCTTCAAATCTTGTCTTTCACTCAAGAATGAAGCATTTGGAAATTGACTACAACTTTGTCACAGAATTGGTTCAGTCCAAAGAGCTTTTCATTTCTTACATCTCTATTATTGATCAAGCTGTTGATATCTTCACAAAGAGCTTGTCATGACCAAGATTTGCTCTTTTAAGAAACAAGCTGAACGTCCTGCCAAAGTCAGCTCTACTCAACTTGAGGGGGGTAATAACAGATAAAATTGTTACCGCTTACATTAATTTATGTGATGTCATTCTCTCATTGGTCCAAGTGTAGTCTATGTGCTGTCACCGTCATATTGGTTCAAGTGTAGGTTAGCAGGATTGACATCCTGTCCAATGTACGTTAGTTTTCCTCTCACATATATTAATTCTGCATCTGTATTTTAGTGTGTGTAAGAGAGAGATAAGAATAACCTCCTCTTATTTTCCACTtttgtttctgctactgtaatctTCAACATTTCATTAATGGATATTCATCTTGAACAGATTCTCTGTGTAACTAATAACCATGTGTAATAAGACCAATCTCTTTGCACAGCAATATGATCAAACAAATTATAAAATCGGCACACATCAGATGATCACCCAAAGACCTAACAAGTGTAAGttgtttcatgaattgattccagCAGGCACGTTGTGGAACTGGGGGTACTGAAACTTCATGAAACTTTTCATCAGCCATATAGAAGACCGCAATCTTTAGCTTCTCCTTGAACATCCAATAAAGAGGTCCATTTGCATGGAGACCTAGAATGGCATCAAGTGACTTAAATTCGAGATTTCCAACATTTCGCCATCCATTGCCACTGCCAAGTGTATACGAGACTTCTACAGCTTCCCGTTCTAACTTATTTATACTAACAATTTTATACTCATTGGTTGAAACAAGgtaaccaaaaccaaaatcaaaacctAGACAGTGTTTCAACTCTAGAAGATGAACATATTCTTTAGTTATGGGGTTACAAATAATAATTGAGGAATAATTGTAAAGACAGACTAAACCATTACAGGAATCCACAACTTCAAAAGTATTCCATTTATGGGGTAAGTTGATCCTTCTAGCGACACTAATAGGTGTCTCACATTGTCATCATAATCAACATTGTATAATTGTCTTGATTCCCAATCTTCCCAATCTATATGGTCAGACAAAATAAAACCGAAGTTACCTGAATCATCATCAGCAGATAAGAGACGATTAAAATGTTGTTGAGAAAAGGATGGATAACAAACAACAATCTGGATTATAACTGATTCAGTTGGTTGGTAAACAAGTTAAGATGTCTAACATGATGTCCACTGGGAACTCCATTGGAAACTTTTGTTAAGGAGATTTACGGTTGGTAAACAAGTTAAGATGTCTAACATGATGTCCACTGGGAACTCCATTGGAAACATCTGTTGAGGAGATTTACTGAGAGAGTGATAAAATCTAGGGATTAAAAGAAGGGCTGAAGGGGGGTGGAATCATGGGAAATTGTTGTTTTTTCCCGAAGTAGCAGTTGTTCCTACATTTGCGGTACCTTTTCTAAGAGAACAGAACTGTACTTTCCGCTAGATAGTGAACTATGCATAGAAATTATGTGAAGGAACTGTACATTCCCCAGGATTGTGAACCATATACAGAAATTATGAAGGATCTGCCTATGCCATACCATAATGCAGTCTCCAACCTTTCTAGGTAGAAAGACTGGCAATGTAAATTGCAGATTCTATGAACCCAGCTTAGGTTTGCAAGGTAAAGACTTGAGTCCGTGATGAAATAAATGCTTCAAACTATCCTCTAATGTTTAACAACCAACAAGGTTGTAAACATCATAACATATAATCACCATTCTACACTAGCCACAAACCATCCCCTATAAGCCTTACACCAACAATTTGAAATTTCTCATCCTGCAACCATAGAAGGGACTATAAACAAGCAAACCATTTCTCATCCTGCAAAGCAACCATATAAGGCTATAAACAAGCAAACCACAACAGATTCAATAAACTTTTCAGTGCAAACTGATGAATTCCAGACAACCACAACCAAAAAATGTCTGCAAGTTAAATCTCGCAGCACAATTGTGAGGGTGAAAAGTAATTCTCTGAATTTCTCACAACACACGGATATTCAGATGCAACAACTAACAGCTAAACAATGTTTGTAAACAACAAAGATAAAGATGTATGTAATCCACGAGCAATATTAATATTATTTCAGTATTCTACATCAGCCACTAGACTTTAAGCTGACTGAAAAGTATGTGGTTCTAATCTGTACTTCAGAACCACATACCCACAGGCAATTATGTTCATGCATACTAACGACTAACAAGTGATAAATACCCATTGCAAGTATATCCTGCATGAGTTGTCAACTGTCTCTTGAGGCAAGTGTGATGGCAAGCTTCATGTTTCATGTTAAAAGACTAAGAAATGCCCATTGAAAAAAATAGATATCTCAGAATAGATATGCCTAGGATGCTATACAAAACAGACAATCTAACAAGTTAGTTCCCATCAGACTAAGTGTTCAATCAATTTGTGCATCCAAAACAAGGAACTGTGCGACTAATATTTTCAGAAATCTAATTCAATCAAACCCCATTCACTTTGAAAAATCATAGAACTTTATCTTTCTATCTCTGACAACTAATATCCTGCATGAGTTCTGAACCGGTCACTTCAGGCAAGTATGACATGAATAGCAATCATCCTAAAAGACTAAAAGAAGAAGTATCCATTGCAATGGATAGGCCTTTGACATTATACTAAACAGGCAATCTAGCTCGTTCCAATCAGAATTGAGTGCAAGATTGATTGGGGCATCATCTAATCAACATATAAAACAAAGAATTgtgaactaatgttttcaaaaatCAAACCATTTCATCTATTGAGAATCATACAACTTGTATCTTTCTATCTCTGACAACTAATATCCTGTGTGAGTTCTGAACCGGTCACTTCAGGCAACTATGACATGAATAGCAATCATTTTAAAAGACTAATACCATTGCAAAATTCAAAATAGATAGACCTAGACAGTATGCTAAACAGGCAATATACAAGTTCGTTCCAATCAGACTTAAGTGCTAGATCATCTAATCAACCTCCAAAACAAAGAATTGTGAACCCTGCTCATCACTGAAAATCAAATTTAACCAACACTAACTCATATTTAAGCTCTTTCACCAAATTTAAGAACCAACACTACAATCAATAAAATACAAAATGATATAACAATGAACTGTCAAAGCCCAACCAGACACAAAACATGGTACCATGTATACTCTCAACTTTACAAAGTAAACACAAGAATCGCATGGAACAAGCAGAGAAGGGTGACAACTGCTTACCTTAAAGACGTACTATTCCAGGTTTACTCGGCAAAGTCAATCATAAATCAACCTATATATATAGTAATTGCATAGCTTTCTAATAGCAATTCGCTAATTCCGTACTTCCAAGTAAACATCTATATCAAAATGAGGATCCAACATTTTCCATAATGCAAAAGAAATCAAAATACACATCCATCAATAATCTCAAGATAAGGGAACATCTACTGCAACAACATTGTTTAAGCAAATAACTAGACATTCTTGGTCTTTTATAGATAACAGAACTAATGTCTAAAACAAACTATCAAAATTACTACCCACAAATGTTTCCTCCTTCAAAACTCTTCTGTTTAAGTTGATGAAGATGCTCCAATCTTCCTGGGTGCAGCTTGAGTACCTAAACCAAAACCCCaaaattaaaccctaaatcaGGACACCCACAACACAAACCAAAATAATATTCAGAAATTATAAAAACCCATAATTTAATGCATCTGATTATGTATACCTTCTCTGAATCCACTCTTGAATCTGCGAGGAACATTACGCAAGTACTGCATCCTACCACTTCCAGTAGTCTTCCTCCTCAAAGCCTTCTCACTCCAGTTAACTATATACAACACAGAGAGATGATATATAAAAAACTTGAAGAAACAAATCAACAAACAAAATCATCAGAGAAGAAACAAATGAATGAGAAGAAACTTTACATTTCCTGAGACGAGCAGCAGGGTAACCGCAAGCAGCACATCTACTCTTCTGGAGATGATAACTACGACGACCACACCTTACACAGAGTGTGTGAGTCTTGTTCCTCCTCTTACCGAAACTTCCTGTACCTTTTCCCTGTTTATCATCATTTTATAaatcaaaataaagaagaagatgaaaaaaacaaACTAGGATTTCTTTGCTATTGATTAGATTTGGAGCTTGAATAAAGAGAGAGGGGAACAGTAGAGATTTACCATTGTTAGTTCCTCGCAGTTGCAGAAACCCTAAGCTCCTCTGAAACTTTGTTCTCTGTGGGGAAAGGCTTGAGGAAGAGAAGATGTTGGAATAAATACGAGGGGGTTAGCGACATTGATATACTAGGGTTTGGGATTATTGGACTTATTTGTTTGGGCTCGATATAAGCGGGCTAGTACATACCCAAGGGCTCGTAAGTAAGGAATCTGAGTTGGGCTTGCAGGTATTAATCGGCAATGTTAGCGCTGGCGTGTATACGGGGGTACGGCCACGCGGACACGGTCGAATtctcaaaatcaaaaaaattggACGCGGACATATTACGAAGTTAGTGATATTTCTAAAACGCGTATATtatgaatgtagttttttctCACAGTGCTAATAAATTGTTGAAAAGTAGTAACAAATTTGTGTAAGAATAAGCATATATACCAATGAAATAGTACATATACAAAAATTTCATACATTATTAGCGTACATGCATATTAAAATAGTGCGTGACATATGAATGTGATTTCATCGGTGTATGTCACACGAAGATGCGCGCCCCCACGAGTGGCGCGAGTCTGGCGCGGACAAATGATCATTTTAGACGCATTTGTGCTACATATGATCCAATTTTGTCATCACATG
The nucleotide sequence above comes from Papaver somniferum cultivar HN1 chromosome 8, ASM357369v1, whole genome shotgun sequence. Encoded proteins:
- the LOC113303812 gene encoding 60S ribosomal protein L37-3-like, whose product is MGKGTGSFGKRRNKTHTLCVRCGRRSYHLQKSRCAACGYPAARLRKFNWSEKALRRKTTGSGRMQYLRNVPRRFKSGFREGTQAAPRKIGASSST